In a single window of the Rhodamnia argentea isolate NSW1041297 chromosome 2, ASM2092103v1, whole genome shotgun sequence genome:
- the LOC115738679 gene encoding protein NLP4-like isoform X1 — protein sequence MEDAVFSPILMPSTAPDSSMDIDYMDELLLDGCWLETMNGSEFLQQSPPSFSAFFGSPFQWPALENIECNSSADQLQKNNQVDMQTPLLPGDSPMEEGQAKPLDNPQSLSAVECSTQSDKHGNEGSDFRRKWWIGPRVSSGPTSSVMDRLIRALDCIQRSTKDKDVLIQIWVPLNRGDNRVLTTNDQPFSLNPSSRRLSKYREISVNYQFTAEENSKELMGLPSRVFLRKVPEWTPDVRFFRSDEYARVDHAQHFDVRGTLALPVFERGSRTCLGVIEVVTTTQKIQYRPDIESVRKALEACDLRISEVFSNHNVESHSKSYEAAIPEIREVLSSACETHGLPLAQTWVPCSQQGKGGCRHSDENYVHCVSTVDHACHVADPRIQPFHEACSEHHLLKGQGVAGRAFLTNQPCFSSDITSLGKTEYPLSHHARMFGLRAAVAIRLRSIHTGTADFVLEFFLPVDCEDHDKQKKMLGSLSIIIQQVCKNLRVVTEEELEEETVLPEIPVLSEGRPQAEHSLKVERNHLERCPEEDSSWSAHVEKVQQSDTVTLATQKAGAGELFVEKSLDFRQFQDSSTERGEDCSFYGEGSCSNAARGKTGDKKRTKAEKAITLQVLRQYFAGSLKDAAKSLGVCPTTLKRICRQHGIKRWPSRKINKVGHSLQKIQLVMDTVQGGLGSFQIGSFYTNFPELASPNLSITSPLSNSNHSDHQQQLSMQPGALNVDSRAALSKSASSSCSHSSSSSQCCSSGRKQHPSIVDLVAEGDHLVSENNEDVSPLKSVRSHVELLQGSSQEEQKLLPRSQSHRSFDPNMENPPPSPKYDCQASREGDPLRVKVAYANENIRFRMQKNWDLKDLWGEIAMRFSIEDTSEFDLKYLDDDSEWVLLTCDADLDECIDVSRSSPGSTVKLSVQKSHHRRLASSLGSSGPPQM from the exons atggaggaCGCTGTCTTCTCACCAATCCTAATGCCCAGCACAGCTCCGGATTCATCCATGGACATCGACTACATGGATGAACTGTTGCTAGACGGATGCTGGTTGGAGACTATGAATGGATCCGAATTCCTCCAACAGAGCCCTCCCAGTTTTAGTGCCTTTTTTGGCTCTCCATTTCAATGGCCTGCTCTAGAAAATATTGAGTGCAACTCCAGCGCTGACCAGCTTCAAAAGAACAACCAAGTGGATATGCAGACACCATTGCTCCCCGGAGATTCTCCTATGGAAGAAGGCCAAGCAAAACCTCTGGATAATCCTCAGTCTCTGAGTGCTGTTGAGTGTTCTACTCAGTCGGATAAACATGGTAATGAAGGATCTGATTTCAGAAGAAAATGGTGGATTGGGCCGAGGGTGAGTTCGGGTCCAACAAGTTCTGTGATGGATAGGTTGATCCGTGCTCTTGATTGCATTCAACGTTCAACAAAAGACAAGGATGTCCTTATCCAGATATGGGTGCCTCTTAATAGAGGTGACAATCGTGTACTCACAACCAATGACCAGCCCTTTTCACTTAATCCTAGCAGCAGGAGGCTTTCAAAGTACAGGGAGATATCAGTGAATTATCAGTTTACAGCCGAGGAGAATTCCAAGGAATTGATGGGATTACCTAGTCGGGTATTTTTGAGGAAGGTTCCTGAGTGGACTCCTGATGTCCGTTTCTTCAGAAGCGATGAGTATGCCAGGGTTGATCATGCTCAGCATTTCGATGTCCGGGGAACACTTGCTCTTCCTGTCTTTGAACGAGGGAGCAGGACTTGCTTGGGTGTTATTGAAGTTGTGACGACGACCCAGAAAATCCAGTATCGGCCTGACATTGAAAGCGTTCGCAAAGCACTAGAG GCTTGTGATCTTAGGATCTCTGAAGTATTCAGCAATCACAATGTAGAG TCACACTCGAAATCATATGAAGCCGCAATACCTGAGATTCGTGAAGTCTTAAGCTCCGCCTGCGAGACGCACGGATTACCACTAGCCCAGACGTGGGTCCCATGTAGCCAACAAGGTAAAGGAGGTTGTAGGCACTCTGATGAGAACTATGTTCACTGCGTTTCTACCGTCGACCATGCTTGCCATGTGGCTGATCCTCGCATCCAACCATTTCATGAGGCTTGTTCTGAGCATCACTTGCTAAAAGGTCAGGGGGTTGCTGGGAGGGCGTTTCTAACTAACCAACCATGCTTTTCATCGGACATAACTTCTTTGGGAAAAACTGaataccctctctctcaccaTGCAAGAATGTTTGGGTTGCGAGCCGCAGTCGCTATCCGTCTAAGGAGTATCCACACTGGTACAGCCGATTTTGTGCTAGAGTTCTTCTTACCTGTGGACTGCGAGGATCATGACAAACAGAAAAAGATGCTAGGTTCGCTCTCCATCATTATTCAACAGGTTTGTAAGAATTTGCGGGTCGTCACCGAGGAGGAGCTGGAGGAGGAAACTGTCTTGCCAGAAATTCCAGTGCTTTCAGAAGGCAGGCCTCAAGCAGAACACTCGCTGAAGGtggaaagaaatcatttggaGAGGTGCCCTGAAGAAGATTCGTCCTGGAGTGCTCATGTTGAGAAAGTTCAACAGAGTGATACGGTGACTTTGGCAACACAAAAGGCCGGAGCAGGGGAATTATTTGTCGAGAAATCTCTTGATTTCAGGCAATTTCAAGACTCGAGTACTGAACGTGGTGAAGATTGCTCTTTCTATGGTGAAGGAAGCTGCTCCAATGCGGCCAGGGGAAAAACAGGAGATAAGAAACGTACGAAGGCGGAGAAAGCCATCACCTTGCAAGTTCTTCGTCAGTACTTCGCCGGTAGTCTTAAAGATGCTGCAAAAAGTCTTGGTG TTTGCCCCACGACCTTGAAAAGGATATGCAGGCAACACGGGATCAAACGTTGGCCATCTCGAAAAATCAATAAGGTCGGTCACTCCTTACAGAAAATTCAACTTGTAATGGACACTGTCCAAGGTGGGTTGGGTTCTTTCCAAATCGGTTCTTTCTACACAAACTTCCCCGAGCTGGCCTCTCCAAATCTATCCATTACCAGTCCCTTATCTAATTCAAACCACAGCGATCACCAGCAACAACTGAGCATGCAACCAGGAGCCCTGAATGTTGATTCCCGGGCTGCTTTGTCGAAGTCGGCGTCATCATCGTGCAGTCACAGTTCCAGTTCCAGTCAGTGCTGTTCCAGTGGGAGAAAGCAGCATCCGTCCATAGTGGACCTCGTCGCTGAAGGAGATCATTTAGTTTCAGAAAACAATGAGGATGTTAGTCCTTTAAAAAGTGTCCGAAGTCATGTAGAATTATTACAAGGCTCGAGTCAGGAAGAGCAAAAGCTCCTGCCCAGATCCCAGAGCCATAGGTCTTTCGACCCCAACATGGAGAATCCGCCGCCATCACCCAAATATGATTGCCAGGCATCGCGAGAGGGGGATCCTCTGAGAGTAAAAGTGGCGTATGCGAATGAGAATATCCGCTTCCGCATGCAGAAGAATTGGGATCTCAAGGACTTGTGGGGAGAAATCGCAATGCGGTTTAGCATAGAGGACACGAGCGAGTTCGACCTCAAGTACTTGGACGACGACTCCGAGTGGGTACTGCTGACGTGTGATGCCGACTTGGACGAATGCATAGATGTCAGCAGGTCATCCCCGGGTAGTACGGTCAAACTCTCGGTCCAAAAGTCTCATCATCGTCGTCTAGCAAGTTCTTTGGGCAGCAGTGGCCCTCCACAGATGTAA
- the LOC115738679 gene encoding protein NLP4-like isoform X2, with amino-acid sequence MEDAVFSPILMPSTAPDSSMDIDYMDELLLDGCWLETMNGSEFLQQSPPSFSAFFGSPFQWPALENIECNSSADQLQKNNQVDMQTPLLPGDSPMEEGQAKPLDNPQSLSAVECSTQSDKHGNEGSDFRRKWWIGPRVSSGPTSSVMDRLIRALDCIQRSTKDKDVLIQIWVPLNRGDNRVLTTNDQPFSLNPSSRRLSKYREISVNYQFTAEENSKELMGLPSRVFLRKVPEWTPDVRFFRSDEYARVDHAQHFDVRGTLALPVFERGSRTCLGVIEVVTTTQKIQYRPDIESVRKALEACDLRISEVFSNHNVESHSKSYEAAIPEIREVLSSACETHGLPLAQTWVPCSQQGKGGCRHSDENYVHCVSTVDHACHVADPRIQPFHEACSEHHLLKVAIRLRSIHTGTADFVLEFFLPVDCEDHDKQKKMLGSLSIIIQQVCKNLRVVTEEELEEETVLPEIPVLSEGRPQAEHSLKVERNHLERCPEEDSSWSAHVEKVQQSDTVTLATQKAGAGELFVEKSLDFRQFQDSSTERGEDCSFYGEGSCSNAARGKTGDKKRTKAEKAITLQVLRQYFAGSLKDAAKSLGVCPTTLKRICRQHGIKRWPSRKINKVGHSLQKIQLVMDTVQGGLGSFQIGSFYTNFPELASPNLSITSPLSNSNHSDHQQQLSMQPGALNVDSRAALSKSASSSCSHSSSSSQCCSSGRKQHPSIVDLVAEGDHLVSENNEDVSPLKSVRSHVELLQGSSQEEQKLLPRSQSHRSFDPNMENPPPSPKYDCQASREGDPLRVKVAYANENIRFRMQKNWDLKDLWGEIAMRFSIEDTSEFDLKYLDDDSEWVLLTCDADLDECIDVSRSSPGSTVKLSVQKSHHRRLASSLGSSGPPQM; translated from the exons atggaggaCGCTGTCTTCTCACCAATCCTAATGCCCAGCACAGCTCCGGATTCATCCATGGACATCGACTACATGGATGAACTGTTGCTAGACGGATGCTGGTTGGAGACTATGAATGGATCCGAATTCCTCCAACAGAGCCCTCCCAGTTTTAGTGCCTTTTTTGGCTCTCCATTTCAATGGCCTGCTCTAGAAAATATTGAGTGCAACTCCAGCGCTGACCAGCTTCAAAAGAACAACCAAGTGGATATGCAGACACCATTGCTCCCCGGAGATTCTCCTATGGAAGAAGGCCAAGCAAAACCTCTGGATAATCCTCAGTCTCTGAGTGCTGTTGAGTGTTCTACTCAGTCGGATAAACATGGTAATGAAGGATCTGATTTCAGAAGAAAATGGTGGATTGGGCCGAGGGTGAGTTCGGGTCCAACAAGTTCTGTGATGGATAGGTTGATCCGTGCTCTTGATTGCATTCAACGTTCAACAAAAGACAAGGATGTCCTTATCCAGATATGGGTGCCTCTTAATAGAGGTGACAATCGTGTACTCACAACCAATGACCAGCCCTTTTCACTTAATCCTAGCAGCAGGAGGCTTTCAAAGTACAGGGAGATATCAGTGAATTATCAGTTTACAGCCGAGGAGAATTCCAAGGAATTGATGGGATTACCTAGTCGGGTATTTTTGAGGAAGGTTCCTGAGTGGACTCCTGATGTCCGTTTCTTCAGAAGCGATGAGTATGCCAGGGTTGATCATGCTCAGCATTTCGATGTCCGGGGAACACTTGCTCTTCCTGTCTTTGAACGAGGGAGCAGGACTTGCTTGGGTGTTATTGAAGTTGTGACGACGACCCAGAAAATCCAGTATCGGCCTGACATTGAAAGCGTTCGCAAAGCACTAGAG GCTTGTGATCTTAGGATCTCTGAAGTATTCAGCAATCACAATGTAGAG TCACACTCGAAATCATATGAAGCCGCAATACCTGAGATTCGTGAAGTCTTAAGCTCCGCCTGCGAGACGCACGGATTACCACTAGCCCAGACGTGGGTCCCATGTAGCCAACAAGGTAAAGGAGGTTGTAGGCACTCTGATGAGAACTATGTTCACTGCGTTTCTACCGTCGACCATGCTTGCCATGTGGCTGATCCTCGCATCCAACCATTTCATGAGGCTTGTTCTGAGCATCACTTGCTAAAAG TCGCTATCCGTCTAAGGAGTATCCACACTGGTACAGCCGATTTTGTGCTAGAGTTCTTCTTACCTGTGGACTGCGAGGATCATGACAAACAGAAAAAGATGCTAGGTTCGCTCTCCATCATTATTCAACAGGTTTGTAAGAATTTGCGGGTCGTCACCGAGGAGGAGCTGGAGGAGGAAACTGTCTTGCCAGAAATTCCAGTGCTTTCAGAAGGCAGGCCTCAAGCAGAACACTCGCTGAAGGtggaaagaaatcatttggaGAGGTGCCCTGAAGAAGATTCGTCCTGGAGTGCTCATGTTGAGAAAGTTCAACAGAGTGATACGGTGACTTTGGCAACACAAAAGGCCGGAGCAGGGGAATTATTTGTCGAGAAATCTCTTGATTTCAGGCAATTTCAAGACTCGAGTACTGAACGTGGTGAAGATTGCTCTTTCTATGGTGAAGGAAGCTGCTCCAATGCGGCCAGGGGAAAAACAGGAGATAAGAAACGTACGAAGGCGGAGAAAGCCATCACCTTGCAAGTTCTTCGTCAGTACTTCGCCGGTAGTCTTAAAGATGCTGCAAAAAGTCTTGGTG TTTGCCCCACGACCTTGAAAAGGATATGCAGGCAACACGGGATCAAACGTTGGCCATCTCGAAAAATCAATAAGGTCGGTCACTCCTTACAGAAAATTCAACTTGTAATGGACACTGTCCAAGGTGGGTTGGGTTCTTTCCAAATCGGTTCTTTCTACACAAACTTCCCCGAGCTGGCCTCTCCAAATCTATCCATTACCAGTCCCTTATCTAATTCAAACCACAGCGATCACCAGCAACAACTGAGCATGCAACCAGGAGCCCTGAATGTTGATTCCCGGGCTGCTTTGTCGAAGTCGGCGTCATCATCGTGCAGTCACAGTTCCAGTTCCAGTCAGTGCTGTTCCAGTGGGAGAAAGCAGCATCCGTCCATAGTGGACCTCGTCGCTGAAGGAGATCATTTAGTTTCAGAAAACAATGAGGATGTTAGTCCTTTAAAAAGTGTCCGAAGTCATGTAGAATTATTACAAGGCTCGAGTCAGGAAGAGCAAAAGCTCCTGCCCAGATCCCAGAGCCATAGGTCTTTCGACCCCAACATGGAGAATCCGCCGCCATCACCCAAATATGATTGCCAGGCATCGCGAGAGGGGGATCCTCTGAGAGTAAAAGTGGCGTATGCGAATGAGAATATCCGCTTCCGCATGCAGAAGAATTGGGATCTCAAGGACTTGTGGGGAGAAATCGCAATGCGGTTTAGCATAGAGGACACGAGCGAGTTCGACCTCAAGTACTTGGACGACGACTCCGAGTGGGTACTGCTGACGTGTGATGCCGACTTGGACGAATGCATAGATGTCAGCAGGTCATCCCCGGGTAGTACGGTCAAACTCTCGGTCCAAAAGTCTCATCATCGTCGTCTAGCAAGTTCTTTGGGCAGCAGTGGCCCTCCACAGATGTAA